In Alteromonas mediterranea DE, a single genomic region encodes these proteins:
- a CDS encoding sulfite exporter TauE/SafE family protein produces the protein MQFLMDNLTVILSLIGTGVFAGLLAGMLGVGGGIVIVPVLFFLFQALGVSPESAMVIATATSLATIVPTSVSSIRAHHAKGNVDFALLKAWAVFILIGVLAGSYLVTVVNPTFLTLLFGIIATLSAINMLIGKKDALFNGLPGRVGQSVMASCIGLFSSMVGIGGGTLTVPTLTFCNYPAHKAVGTAAAVGLIISLPAALTLLFVGATPADAPFATYGYVNLLGFACIVPLTVLFAPIGAGIANKLDAGLLKKIFAVVLIITGLRMLAQVLI, from the coding sequence ATGCAGTTTTTAATGGATAACCTTACGGTTATATTGTCTTTAATAGGTACGGGCGTTTTCGCGGGTTTACTCGCGGGAATGCTGGGCGTAGGCGGCGGCATTGTGATAGTGCCCGTGCTGTTCTTTTTATTTCAAGCCCTTGGCGTATCGCCTGAAAGCGCGATGGTCATTGCCACAGCAACGTCGCTGGCTACTATTGTCCCCACTTCGGTAAGCTCTATTCGTGCCCACCACGCTAAAGGCAACGTGGATTTTGCCTTACTCAAAGCGTGGGCTGTATTCATATTAATTGGCGTACTTGCTGGCAGCTATCTGGTTACCGTGGTTAACCCTACTTTCCTGACCTTACTGTTTGGCATTATTGCTACGCTTTCTGCAATTAACATGCTTATAGGTAAAAAAGACGCCCTATTTAATGGTTTGCCAGGCCGTGTGGGTCAATCGGTAATGGCAAGCTGTATTGGCTTATTTAGCTCTATGGTGGGTATTGGCGGTGGAACGCTAACCGTACCTACACTGACTTTTTGTAACTACCCAGCACATAAAGCAGTGGGTACTGCAGCGGCAGTAGGCTTAATTATTTCCCTTCCTGCAGCGCTAACCTTACTGTTTGTGGGAGCAACTCCCGCCGACGCCCCGTTTGCAACCTACGGCTACGTAAACCTGCTTGGCTTTGCTTGCATAGTGCCGCTTACCGTGCTGTTTGCTCCCATTGGCGCAGGCATTGCCAACAAGCTTGATGCAGGCTTGCTTAAGAAAATCTTCGCTGTTGTTCTTATCATCACTGGCTTGCGCATGTTAGCGCAAGTCCTTATCTAG
- a CDS encoding amidase, protein MSSPFVIKPCDKHFEQAIENLNTYLGDSYSPDVSAHSKKSHAERRLDNGQDINTSLKGLGLAVKDLFHIKGLPTAAGNPDWQATHDIPQATNTCVATMLNAGASFKGKTITDELAYSLHGQNKHYAPLVNPVAPAHIPGGSSSGSAVAVSAHLADIGLGTDTGGSIRVPASYQGLWGLRTTHGLLPCDNMVALAPSFDTIGWMTRDLDTLQKVAHTCIDNTKQSTIKANPCFGIATPLFANTAHSSVCNKWLTELADNNRCVALTEEQLDLFKLQTAATFRILQGSEIWQQHGEWIETVQPDIAKDIMLRLAWCKTITTQDVTLAKAQQKVVIDHINALFNDFDVLVIPTTPGVAPRCDADETTLANDRNALLALTAIAGLAGLPQLHLPLFTLHNAPCGLSLVGKKGNDLALLALAKTLTTG, encoded by the coding sequence GTGAGCTCACCTTTTGTAATCAAGCCCTGCGACAAGCATTTTGAGCAGGCAATTGAAAATTTAAATACCTACCTTGGTGACAGTTACAGCCCAGACGTAAGCGCTCATTCTAAAAAGAGCCATGCAGAAAGGCGCCTTGATAACGGCCAAGATATAAACACTTCACTTAAGGGCCTTGGTCTAGCGGTGAAAGATTTGTTTCATATAAAAGGTTTGCCCACGGCGGCAGGTAACCCCGACTGGCAGGCAACACACGACATACCTCAAGCAACGAATACCTGTGTAGCTACCATGCTAAACGCTGGCGCGAGTTTTAAAGGAAAAACCATTACCGACGAACTCGCCTACAGTTTGCATGGACAAAACAAGCATTATGCGCCATTAGTAAACCCGGTTGCACCTGCACATATTCCTGGCGGCTCGTCGTCTGGCTCTGCGGTAGCGGTAAGTGCCCATCTTGCCGATATTGGGCTTGGAACCGATACAGGCGGGTCGATACGCGTGCCTGCTAGCTATCAAGGGTTATGGGGGCTTCGCACTACGCATGGCCTTCTACCGTGCGACAACATGGTAGCATTAGCCCCTTCTTTCGACACCATTGGGTGGATGACGAGAGATCTCGATACGCTTCAGAAAGTCGCGCACACATGTATAGATAATACAAAGCAGAGCACCATTAAAGCAAACCCTTGCTTCGGTATAGCCACCCCTTTATTTGCAAACACGGCACATAGTTCGGTATGTAATAAATGGTTAACCGAACTTGCTGATAACAACCGTTGTGTTGCGCTAACAGAAGAACAGTTAGATCTTTTTAAACTGCAAACCGCCGCTACATTTCGAATTCTGCAGGGCAGTGAAATTTGGCAGCAACACGGCGAGTGGATTGAGACAGTTCAGCCAGATATTGCGAAAGACATTATGTTGCGCTTAGCATGGTGCAAGACCATAACAACGCAAGACGTCACCCTTGCTAAAGCACAACAAAAAGTGGTGATTGACCACATCAATGCGCTATTTAATGACTTTGACGTATTGGTTATTCCCACAACACCCGGTGTCGCACCCCGATGCGATGCCGACGAGACAACATTGGCAAACGATAGAAACGCGCTACTTGCACTTACTGCAATAGCAGGGCTAGCGGGCTTGCCCCAGCTACATTTGCCATTGTTTACCCTACACAATGCCCCCTGCGGCTTATCGCTTGTGGGCAAAAAAGGCAACGATCTTGCACTTCTTGCGTTAGCTAAAACGCTAACCACTGGCTGA
- a CDS encoding gamma-glutamyltransferase family protein: MSEKPNIAFTAPHYAASQVGLNILEKGGTAIEAMVAAAASIAVEYPHMNGMGGDGFWLISEPGKSPVGIDASGVAAKGATPSFYEGFDAIPSRGGKSALTMAGAVAGWQKALEISHSWQSGLPLSTLFDTAISQANWGIEVTQSLVDASNKTFEELSSDENFAQFLIKGKALKKGKILKLTKLSETLKHLADKGLDDFYHGELATQLAEDLEAAGSPIRLEDFKNYEAKLVEPLSVSTSKGKLYNLPAPTQGVASLIILALYDKVQHLGSTDADMVHLLIECTKQAFITRNANVTDPSRTPVSLQSLLSDDALEEMVKNISLDKALPWPHEAKHGDTIWMGCCDSEGRMVSYIQSLYWEFGSGVVSPQTGIVWNNRGTSFSLDPSSNQYLAPGLKPFHTLNPAFAELIDGRRMSYGTMGGEGQPQTQAALFARHIYHGQPIAKAISLGRWLLGRTWGDQSHNLKAERDLVEYVGDSLLARGHDMVTVDPCNELMGHAGAIIRDTEGTVNGASDPRSDGKAFFGHR, translated from the coding sequence ATGAGTGAAAAACCGAACATCGCGTTTACTGCGCCCCATTATGCTGCATCACAAGTGGGTTTAAACATTTTAGAGAAAGGCGGCACGGCCATTGAAGCTATGGTGGCGGCAGCGGCATCAATTGCCGTTGAGTACCCGCACATGAATGGTATGGGCGGTGATGGCTTTTGGCTTATCAGCGAACCGGGCAAAAGCCCTGTTGGTATCGATGCGTCTGGTGTTGCCGCAAAAGGCGCGACGCCGTCGTTTTACGAAGGCTTTGATGCAATTCCAAGCAGAGGCGGAAAGTCGGCGCTAACCATGGCCGGCGCAGTAGCGGGGTGGCAGAAAGCCTTAGAGATAAGCCATTCTTGGCAAAGCGGGCTGCCGCTAAGTACGCTGTTTGATACCGCCATCAGCCAAGCTAACTGGGGGATAGAAGTTACCCAAAGCCTGGTTGACGCAAGCAATAAAACTTTCGAGGAACTCAGTAGCGACGAAAACTTTGCCCAGTTTTTAATAAAGGGCAAAGCCCTTAAAAAAGGTAAAATTTTAAAGCTTACTAAACTGTCTGAAACCTTGAAGCATTTGGCTGATAAAGGCTTGGATGACTTTTATCACGGCGAACTTGCCACACAACTCGCTGAAGATTTAGAAGCGGCAGGCTCCCCTATTCGCTTAGAAGATTTCAAAAATTACGAAGCAAAATTAGTAGAGCCGCTATCGGTGTCTACCAGTAAAGGTAAGCTTTATAACTTACCGGCGCCCACGCAAGGGGTGGCGTCGCTGATTATTTTGGCGCTGTACGACAAAGTTCAACACTTAGGCAGTACCGATGCCGACATGGTGCACCTACTCATTGAGTGTACAAAGCAAGCCTTTATTACTCGTAACGCTAACGTGACCGACCCGTCGCGCACACCGGTGAGCTTACAAAGCCTATTAAGCGACGACGCGCTTGAAGAAATGGTCAAGAACATCTCGTTAGACAAAGCCTTGCCATGGCCACATGAAGCAAAACACGGCGACACCATTTGGATGGGCTGCTGTGACTCAGAAGGTCGCATGGTGAGCTATATTCAGTCCCTTTACTGGGAATTTGGCTCCGGCGTAGTAAGCCCACAAACCGGTATTGTTTGGAATAACCGCGGCACGTCGTTCTCACTTGACCCAAGCAGCAATCAATACCTAGCACCTGGTTTAAAGCCGTTTCACACGCTAAACCCAGCTTTTGCAGAGCTTATTGATGGCCGCCGAATGAGTTACGGCACCATGGGCGGTGAAGGACAACCGCAAACCCAAGCCGCTCTATTTGCGCGTCACATTTATCACGGCCAACCTATTGCAAAAGCGATTTCGTTAGGACGCTGGTTGCTTGGCAGAACGTGGGGCGATCAGAGCCACAACTTAAAAGCCGAGCGCGACTTGGTTGAATACGTAGGTGATAGTTTGCTAGCCCGCGGTCACGACATGGTTACGGTAGACCCATGCAACGAACTGATGGGCCATGCCGGCGCCATCATTCGCGACACTGAAGGAACGGTTAACGGTGCCAGCGATCCGCGCAGCGACGGTAAGGCTTTCTTTGGTCACCGTTAA
- a CDS encoding DUF924 family protein, which produces MDKTQVVMEEANGVLAFWFGELSPEQWFEEDPALDKTIASQFSELRLAATRGELWPWRATATGRLAEIILLDQFSRNIFRNHADAFSADSIALVLAQEAVSVEADKVLTPQQRAFMYMPFMHSESLAIHDVAMELFSQEGLEREFSFEKRHQKVIETFGRYPHRNHLLGRESTAQEIAFLKSNPQGF; this is translated from the coding sequence ATGGATAAGACGCAAGTAGTCATGGAAGAAGCTAACGGGGTGTTAGCATTTTGGTTTGGTGAGCTTTCACCTGAACAGTGGTTTGAAGAAGATCCTGCGCTGGATAAAACGATCGCGTCGCAATTTTCTGAACTTCGATTAGCTGCAACAAGAGGCGAACTATGGCCATGGCGTGCCACAGCAACAGGCCGCCTTGCAGAAATCATTCTTTTAGATCAGTTCTCTCGCAATATTTTTCGCAACCACGCTGATGCATTCAGTGCCGATAGTATTGCGCTGGTGTTAGCCCAAGAGGCAGTCAGCGTAGAAGCAGATAAGGTGTTAACCCCGCAGCAACGCGCATTTATGTATATGCCTTTCATGCATAGTGAATCACTTGCCATTCACGATGTCGCAATGGAACTGTTTTCTCAAGAAGGGCTCGAGCGTGAATTTTCTTTTGAAAAGCGCCACCAAAAGGTGATTGAAACGTTTGGCCGCTACCCACATAGAAATCATTTGTTAGGGCGCGAGTCGACGGCACAAGAAATCGCCTTCCTTAAAAGTAATCCTCAAGGCTTTTAG